The Porites lutea chromosome 11, jaPorLute2.1, whole genome shotgun sequence genome includes a region encoding these proteins:
- the LOC140953391 gene encoding protein TabA-like gives MGSYQTEPATNAINNIKPLLCSEEELRQMASISQTPFQLYDKESILKGARIFNESFAWTRSLTGMSFKNHFAIKATPTPKILKILNEECGMGMDCCSLGELLLCEKLGIKGEDIIFTSNDTQFEEYRKAFELGAIINLDDFSQIDNLKKALGGIMPDIVSFRFNPGPHCTLPSNEVIGNPDQAKFGLTKAQLFSAYRKCKEYGVKRFGLHTMIKCYCLDVLELAKISQMMFQLAVEIYQQTGVSLEFVDMGGGIGVKYRPEQQTVNLGDLGYRVKDLYEEIVLPCHGLHPLQIKYECGALVTAEHGCLISRVINMKDTYKRFLGLDSSMADLILQGECEDYRDITIVKDQSFPSHVRKNLPDYKTVIEDPSYASPLFEGNKRERMFDVVGSICMNKDKFAIDQVLNVNPQIGDLCIIHDTGAYGGSSMTFNFNAKLQHAEILRVAPSRYEMIRRPQTYDDHFATMIFP, from the coding sequence ATGGGATCCTACCAAACAGAACCAGCAACGAATGCAATTAACAATATCAAACCGCTGCTTTGCAGTGAAGAAGAGCTGAGGCAAATGGCTTCGATCTCTCAAACTCCCTTTCAGCTCTATGACAAGGAATCAATTTTAAAAGGCGCAAGAATTTTCAATGAAAGCTTTGCATGGACTCGGTCACTTACTGGTATGAGCTTCAAGAACCATTTCGCGATAAAAGCAACACCGACTCCAAAGATTCTGAAAATTCTCAATGAAGAGTGTGGCATGGGTATGGACTGCTGTTCCTTAGGAGAACTTCTTCTCTGTGAGAAACTGGGAATTAAAGGTGAAGATATCATCTTCACTTCTAACGACACACAGTTCGAAGAATATAGGAAGGCCTTTGAACTTGGAGCCATTATCAACCTGGACGACTTTTCGCAGATTGACAACCTCAAGAAGGCATTGGGTGGTATAATGCCTGACATAGTGTCATTCCGCTTTAATCCTGGTCCGCACTGTACTCTGCCTAGTAACGAGGTGATTGGTAACCCTGACCAAGCAAAGTTTGGCCTCACGAAAGCTCAGCTTTTCTCAGCCTACAGGAAGTGCAAGGAATATGGCGTAAAGCGCTTTGGGTTGCACACCATGATCAAGTGCTACTGCCTTGATGTCTTGGAGCTTGCAAAAATTTCGCAGATGATGTTTCAGCTGGCCGTTGAAATTTACCAGCAGACAGGTGTTAGCCTTGAATTCGTCGACATGGGCGGTGGGATAGGCGTTAAGTATCGCCCTGAACAACAAACCGTCAACTTGGGAGACCTGGGATATCGAgtgaaggatttgtatgaagaAATCGTGCTGCCCTGCCACGGTCTGCATCCTTTACAGATCAAGTACGAGTGTGGAGCACTGGTGACCGCTGAACATGGTTGTCTTATTTCACGAGTGATCAACATGAAAGACACGTACAAACGCTTTCTCGGTCTGGATTCATCTATGGCTGATCTCATCCTTCAAGGGGAGTGCGAAGATTATCGTGATATCACGATTGTCAAAGATCAGTCTTTTCCAAGCCATGTCAGAAAGAATCTACCTGATTACAAAACGGTTATCGAAGACCCTTCCTACGCATCTCCACTCTTTGAAGGAAACAAGAGAGAGAGAATGTTCGATGTCGTGGGTTCAATTTGCATGAACAAGGACAAATTTGCTATCGACCAAGTGTTAAATGTGAATCCTCAAATTGGCGACCTGTGCATCATCCACGATACAGGAGCTTATGGGGGTTCGTCAATGACTTTCAACTTCAATGCCAAACTTCAACACGCCGAAATCTTGCGTGTTGCTCCCAGTCGTTACGAAATGATTCGTCGACCCCAAACGTACGATGACCACTTTGCGACGATGATATTTCCTTAA
- the LOC140952775 gene encoding uncharacterized protein produces MPMAGEFHLCITDQTNNLPPRCEHTDILHVQFHGTGKNNYTVNYEKVDCTLLTKFLEKRSEKDFHEMLMKLSFNIERAQDVKEFCGRVLERGIYWNQRLYVFLGHSEAQLRRKSCYFMNASHEEIHGLLAQFGDFLEEQNIGKRARKIGMLLSPLKQTHSLDPAQCRFEQDIKRGFFRSYTFTDGCGFMSREFSLEVQKTLKLDYHPSTVQVRYRGTEGLLVLKEDLTEIKVQFHESMRKFATLEQNMPESLHFLDLLDYSRPYENGYLDNQMIILLAERGVPLQNLEKLQSGYFELLEGICKETAEYFLRFKGELGLLEEIKARGIDAQMKRRLKSLRSKELDEIKKAPRQTRILVPQSRVVFAVCDPYNKLKYGECYFNPTMSDDEAKSFPGVDKKFVVARSPCYHPGDVRVLRLTDDEQSYENLRDCLVMPVKGPRPQAFECAEGTLGGDKFFISWNKNVIPSAVEKPCAYPLKKLSGMRKAMSHITSFVLWSRQINPQKRNERARQEMQQYFVNFEDDLAQRIDATYVEYAAVLGPSSKECRKLCKMFYQVVNLMEDRAAMEKEFLKLEKRGLRLKSSVALSAPAPSETTHLLTNEERTHVEHSLPEQTFSLSRLMRRSRRHNYGHEARKKIEVKAEEYVKRVQREFQKCVV; encoded by the coding sequence ATGCCCATGGCCGGGGAATTTCATTTGTGCATAACAGATCAAACCAACAACCTTCCACCTAGATGCGAACACACCGACATATTACACGTGCAATTTCATGGCACGGGTAAGAATAACTACACAGTCAATTATGAAAAGGTAGATTGCACCTTATTAACAAAGTTCCTGGAAAAACGCTCAGAAAAGGATTTCCACGAAATGTTGATGAAGTTGTCGTTCAATATTGAAAGAGCCCAAGATGTGAAGGAATTCTGTGGAAGAGTGCTAGAGAGAGGGATATACTGGAATCAACGTCTGTACGTTTTTCTTGGTCACTCGGAAGCTCAGTTGAGGAGAAAGTCCTGCTACTTCATGAATGCATCCCACGAAGAAATCCACGGACTGCTGGCGCAGTTTGGCGACTTTCTAGAAGAACAAAATATAGGAAAGCGAGCCAGAAAAATTGGCATGCTCCTTTCGCCCTTGAAACAAACTCATTCATTGGATCCAGCCCAATGCAGGTTCGAGCAAGACATAAAACGTGGATTTTTTAGATCATACACTTTCACTGATGGGTGCGGTTTTATGTCCCGTGAGTTCTCTTTGGAGGTACAAAAGACCCTGAAGCTTGATTATCATCCTAGCACCGTGCAGGTCCGTTACCGAGGAACTGAAGGTCTGCTGGTCCTGAAAGAAGACTTGACGGAAATCAAAGTGCAGTTCCACGAATCAATGCGAAAATTTGCGACACTAGAACAGAATATGCCTGAGTCACTCCACTTTCTAGATCTACTGGATTATTCTCGCCCTTACGAGAATGGATATCTGGACAATCAGATGATCATACTTTTGGCAGAAAGGGGTGTTCCTCTTCAAAATCTTGAGAAATTGCAGTCAGGCTATTTTGAGCTCTTGGAGGGTATCTGCAAAGAAACAGCAGAGTATTTCTTGCGCTTCAAAGGGGAATTGGGACTGCTGGAAGAAATAAAAGCCCGCGGAATCGACGCGCAAATGAAGAGGCGTTTAAAGTCCCTGAGAAGTAAAGAGCTAGACGAGATCAAAAAGGCTCCTAGACAAACAAGAATTCTCGTTCCTCAGTCCCGTGTAGTGTTTGCTGTTTGCGATCCTTACAACAAGTTGAAGTACGGTGAATGCTATTTCAACCCCACTATGTCAGATGACGAAGCAAAAAGTTTTCCTGGTGTTGACAAAAAGTTTGTGGTAGCACGCAGCCCATGTTACCATCCAGGAGACGTGCGTGTGTTGCGACTGACAGATGACGAGCAAAGTTACGAAAATCTACGTGATTGTCTTGTGATGCCTGTAAAAGGTCCACGACCTCAAGCCTTTGAATGTGCTGAGGGAACTCTGGGTGGTGACAAGTTCTTTATCAGCTggaataaaaatgttattcctAGCGCGGTGGAAAAACCTTGCGCATATCCGCTGAAAAAGTTGTCTGGAATGCGCAAGGCGATGTCACACATTACCTCTTTTGTGCTGTGGTCGCGTCAAATCAATCCCCAGAAAAGGAATGAAAGAGCCCGACAGGAAATGCAACAATACTTCGTGAACTTCGAGGATGATTTAGCCCAGAGGATTGACGCTACTTACGTGGAGTACGCAGCTGTCTTAGGCCCATCGTCGAAAGAATGCCGAAAACTGTGCAAGATGTTTTACCAAGTAGTTAACCTGATGGAAGATAGGGCGGCGATGGAAAAAGAATTCTTAAAACTCGAGAAAAGGGGGCTAAGATTAAAGTCATCCGTGGCCCTCTCTGCTCCTGCCCCAAGTGAAACAACCCATCTACTGACAAATGAAGAACGAACACACGTGGAACACAGTCTTCCAGAACAAACCTTCAGTCTTTCACGCCTGATGCGCCGATCAAGACGACATAACTACGGTCATGAGGCACGTAAGAAGATTGAGGTGAAAGCTGAAGAATACGTTAAGCGCGTGCAACGTGAATTTCAGAAGTGTGTAGTTTAA